In Nonomuraea muscovyensis, one genomic interval encodes:
- a CDS encoding GatB/YqeY domain-containing protein translates to MSALKDKLKADLTASLKSRDEVRLRTIRMALAAVNVEEVAGKAARQLSDDEIVKVLTKEAKKRREAAEAFRGAGRTEQADAELAEQAVLEEYLPAQLSDEELRKLVDEAVAETGASDPQAMGQVMKVVNPKVAGRAEGGRVAAAVRARLSS, encoded by the coding sequence ATGAGCGCATTGAAGGACAAGCTGAAGGCCGACCTCACGGCCTCGCTGAAGAGCCGCGACGAGGTACGCCTGCGGACGATTCGGATGGCCCTGGCGGCGGTGAACGTCGAGGAGGTCGCCGGCAAGGCGGCCCGGCAGCTCTCCGACGACGAGATCGTCAAGGTGCTGACCAAGGAGGCCAAGAAGCGGCGGGAGGCGGCCGAGGCGTTCCGCGGCGCGGGGCGCACCGAGCAGGCCGACGCCGAGCTGGCCGAGCAGGCCGTGCTGGAGGAGTACCTTCCGGCGCAGCTCTCCGACGAGGAGCTGCGGAAGCTGGTCGACGAGGCCGTCGCCGAGACGGGCGCGTCGGACCCGCAGGCGATGGGCCAGGTGATGAAGGTGGTCAACCCGAAGGTCGCCGGGCGCGCCGAGGGCGGCCGGGTCGCGGCGGCCGTCCGCGCGCGCCTGTCGAGCTGA